The DNA segment GTAAGAAGGACTTATATACCTAAAAAGAACGGGAAGAAGCGCCCTTTGGGTATACCAACGTTTGATGATAAATTGTTACAGGAGGTTATAAGAATGATCTTGTCAGCCATCTATGAAAATAGTTTTGAAGCTACTTCACATGGCTTCCGACCAAGACTCAGCTGTCACACTGCTGTACAGCATATTCGTCGAACATTTACAGGAGTGAAATGGTTCATTGAGGGTGATATAAGTGGCTTCTTTGACAATATCAATCACGAAAAATTGATACGTATTCTTAAAGAACGCATCTCAGATGATCGCTTTATCAGACTCGTCAGAAAGTTTCTCAAAGCCGGGTATCTCGAAGATTGGATACTCCATAAAACCAACAGTGGAACTCCACAAGGAGGCATTGTTAGTCCTATACTGGCCAATATCTATCTGGATAAGCTGGATAAATATATGGAAGAGTACAGGCAGAAATACGATACCGGCAAATCGCGAAAAGAAAATCCGGTCCATAAGCACCTCGCATATGTACGGGCAAGATGCATTAAACAGCTAAAAAATGAAAAAGATGTTGTCAAAAGAAAAATGCTGATCGATAGAATAAAAATGACAGAAAAAAGCAGAGTATCTGTTCCTTACTGCAACTCAATGGATAGTAACTATAAGAGAATCAAATATGTGAGATACGCAGACGATTTTTTGATCGGTGTAATAGGGAGTTATAATGAATGCAAGTCAATTAAAGAAGACATAAAGCACTTTCTTGATGCAAAACTAAAGCTTGCACTTTCTGAAGAAAAGACGCTGATTACACACTCAAATACACCTGCAAAATTTCTATCTTTTGATATCCACGTACGTAGGTCAAATCGAACTAAAAGGGATAGCGCCGGCAAACTAAAGCGTACGTTCCATGGCAGGATAGTCGTTAAAATACCGCCAGATGTTATTAAAAATAAACTTCTGGAGTATGGTGCGATGCATATCTGCGGAAACGGCGGAAAGGAACGCTGGAAGTCCAAAAGTCGGCCAAACTTACTATACAAGGATGATCTTGAATTACTACAACAGTACAATGCAGAGATCAGAGGGCTGTACAATTATTATTCTATCGCACTAAATGCTACCACTCTAAACTCATTTAAGTTTATTATGGAATATAGTATGTACAAAACCTTTGCGGGTAAGTACAAAACTACAGTCCAGAAAATATGTCGCAGATACATAAAGAATAAAATCTTTACTGTAACCTATGCAAACAAAAAAGGAGAAGAGAAAAATAGCATCTTTTACAACAATGGCTTCAAACGTCAGAACAGCAGTATGATTTACCATTTAGACGCCCCTCCTGATGTGGCATACACATACGGCAGAACAAGTCTGATTGACAGACTCAAAGCCGAAAAATGCGAATTATGTGAATCGGAAAGTGCACTGGAAATGCACCACATCAGAAAAATGAGCGATCTGAAAAGCGGAAAACAACCCTGGCAAATCAAAATGATCGGAAGACTAAGAAAAACAATGGCTGTATGCACATCCTGTCACAGGAAAATACATACTGGGGAATAGACTGAAGGTAATAATGGAGAGCCGTATACATGGAGACGTGTAAGTACGGTTCGGGGGCGAGCACAGGTAAACCTGTCATAGAAATATGGAAAGGCGACAGGTGCTTAGCCTACG comes from the Paraflavitalea devenefica genome and includes:
- a CDS encoding reverse transcriptase/maturase family protein codes for the protein MRHPQNVLNSLTKHSKCSSYKYERLYRILFNAEMYYTAYQHIYAKPGNMTSGSDGSTIDQMSLTRIDTLIEKLKDEQYCPQPVRRTYIPKKNGKKRPLGIPTFDDKLLQEVIRMILSAIYENSFEATSHGFRPRLSCHTAVQHIRRTFTGVKWFIEGDISGFFDNINHEKLIRILKERISDDRFIRLVRKFLKAGYLEDWILHKTNSGTPQGGIVSPILANIYLDKLDKYMEEYRQKYDTGKSRKENPVHKHLAYVRARCIKQLKNEKDVVKRKMLIDRIKMTEKSRVSVPYCNSMDSNYKRIKYVRYADDFLIGVIGSYNECKSIKEDIKHFLDAKLKLALSEEKTLITHSNTPAKFLSFDIHVRRSNRTKRDSAGKLKRTFHGRIVVKIPPDVIKNKLLEYGAMHICGNGGKERWKSKSRPNLLYKDDLELLQQYNAEIRGLYNYYSIALNATTLNSFKFIMEYSMYKTFAGKYKTTVQKICRRYIKNKIFTVTYANKKGEEKNSIFYNNGFKRQNSSMIYHLDAPPDVAYTYGRTSLIDRLKAEKCELCESESALEMHHIRKMSDLKSGKQPWQIKMIGRLRKTMAVCTSCHRKIHTGE